GGACGGTGAACCCGCGGAAATCGACCTGGACGAACCCGAGCAAGCAAGGATCTACGCCGCTGAATACCTCTCTCGCCACGGCAAGAAGGAATCCGGAGGTGGCGAGTGACGCAGCCATCTCGTCGGCAGGGCAAGCAGCCCGCCGAGCCGTTCGTGGGTCCGACCGGCAAGCCCCTGCAAGCCGGTATCGGCGGAGCGGGCGGTGGAACGATCATGGTCACGATCGCGCAGGCCTTCGGCACGCACACCGTCCACGGCCAAATCATCTTGTACGCCGCGCCGACGGTGTCGGTGATCGCCGGGGCCGTCTTCTTCGAGCTGAAGTTCAGGGCCGAGCGCATGACCGAGAAGTCACGGATCAAGGCGGCCAGGAAAACGTTGGTGAAGCAGAAGGAGGACCCCAACACCACGGCCAGCTACAAGCAGGAACTCGACAAGATGATCGAGGAAATCGATCGCACCGTAGCGAATGCCGAGGTGGCGCGAGTCAAAACCAAACACAGCTCGATCCGCTAACGCGCGGCCTCGGCCGTCGCCAGTTCGGTGCGGCGGAAGGCCGCCGGGGAGAGCTGGAACCACACCAGGACCGCGCTCACCGCCTGGATCGCCGCCACCACCAGCCAAACGCCCCGCAGGCTCCAGTGCGCCGCGACCAAACCGCCGGTCAGCGCACCCAGCGGCGTCAACCCCCAGGCCAGCGCCCGATGGCTGGTCAGCACTCGCCCCAGCAGCGGGGACGGCGTGAAGCGCTGGCGGCTGGACTGCGAGCAGACGTTCCAGACCAGCACCGTCGACGTCAGGAAGACCAGCACCACGCCGATCAGCGGCGGCCACGGCGGCAACACCGCCAGCAGGAGCGGCGCCACCGCGCCGAGGCTCTGCGCTCCCCGCATCGACCACGAGTACCCGAACCGGTCGACGATCTTCTGCACCACGAACGACGACGCCACCCAGCCGACCGCCAGGCAGGCGAGCAGCAGGCCGTAGCCGACCGAACCGACGTGCAGCACCTGCGTCGCGTACAGCACGAACATGGAGTTGCCGGCGCTGGCGGCGAACGAGCCGAGCGCGACGTTGATCGTGATCGACCGCAGCAGCGGCGTCCGGACCAGGTGCGTGAGCCCGGCTGAGAGGTCGCGCAGCGGGTGGGTCCGCGCGATGGTCCTCGACTCGGACGGGATGCGCCGCGCCATGAGGAGGGCGGCCAGCGCGCAGCCGGCGGCCAGCCACGCGGGCGCCCCGGCGCCGACGGCGATCAGGAACCCGGTCAGCGGCGGCACGACGAACTGGACGACACCCCGGTCGATCACGGTGAGGCGCGCGTTGGCGTGGGCGAGCCGGTCCGGCTCGACGAGCTCGGGCACGAGCGCCCCGCTGGCGCCGTCCCCGAGCACCTGCGCGGAGGTGACGACGAAGGCGACGATCAGCAGCACGGGCAGGCTGAGCAGCCCGGCCGACGCGACGACGGCGAGCACCAGCGCGGCCCCGACCTGGACGGCGTAGGCCCAGGCGAGCACGGCGGTGCGCCGCACGCGGTCGATCAGCACGCCGGCGAAGAGGGAAAGCAGCAGCCACGGCGCCTGCCCGGCGATGCCGACGAGCGAGATCTCCCGCGGATCGGTGGTGAGGGAAACGGCGAGCAAGGGGAGCGCGGCGAGCATCAGCCCTTCGGCGGAGGAACCGGACACCGCGACGGCCTGCAGCCGCACCCACCTGTTCGTCACGCGTGCCGCCCCATGATCGGCAGTGTGCCGAAAAGTCGTGAGCAAGCCAAACGATTTACCGCCCCGGGGTGACCGATGTCGCCGGCTCGCGGCGTCGTAACGCCGGGCCGCGAATCCGAGACTCACACCGGTGAGCTTCCCGGTCGCCAGGCGCGGCCGGTCCGGATCCGAAGGGAACAAGTTGCGCAGGCGAAGTGAAACCGAGCGGGTCGATCCGACGGTCCAGGCAGCGCGCATCACCCGTCGTGGCACGCTGATCACCGCCATGGCCACGGTCATCGCCGCGTTGATCGGGGGCCTTTTCGCGGCCTACAAGGTCGGCAACGACCAGGGAGTGGCCGACGCGCCGCCCCGGACGGTGACCGTCACGGCCACGAAGCCCGGGACCGCGCCGCCGCCCACGTCGACCGGCGCGGCGCAGGCGAGTGAAGTGTCCACTCAGGTGCGGCTCGAATCCGGCACCGGGGTCGACATCGACGCGCCGGACGCGCGCGCCGTGGAAACGAGCGGCCCGAACGGGGACTTCGACCTGTACTTCTCCGACCCGGGACTCATGGTCAGCCGATCGGCGATGTACTACTACAACGGCGGCGAGAACACTGCGGTCGTCGCGTGTCCCAAGGCGGTGGCCAACGACAAGCCCGCTCCGGGCGGGCCGGTCGTGCTGTCGGCCGGGAGCGAGTTCTGCGTGCGGACCTCGGCGGGCAAAGTGGGCTGGGTCAGCTGCAACGACGTCAAGTCGTCCAGCGACCACACCGGCTACATCGTCCTGAACTACCGGCTGTTCGCCACGACCTGACCCGCCGGGGTCAGCGACGCACGCGGGTCGACTCGCGGACGACCAGCTCCGGGGTGAACACGACCGCCTGGTGCTCGGCCGTCGTGTCCGCCGTCTCGTTCAGCAGGAGCTCGGCCGCCGTGCGGCCGAGCCGCTGGGCCGGCTGGCGGACCGAGGTCAGCGGGACCGCCGCCGCGCCCGCGAACTCGATGTCGTCGTAGCCCACGATCGCCATCTCCTCCGGGATGCGGACGCCCGCGCCGACCATGGCCTGCAGGACTCCCAGCGCCAGCAGGTCGTTCGCGCAGAACACCGCCGTCGGCCGGGGGCTCGTGCCCAGCAGGCGGGCACCCGCGTCGCGGCCGGAAGAGACGTCGAGGCCGATCGCCTCCAGGACCGTCAGCTCCGCTCCCGAATCCGTCAGCGCCGTGCGGACGCCCTGCTCGCGGTCGCGGCACTGGGCGAGGATCGCGGGGCCGTTGACGAACGCGATGCGCCGGTGGCCGGTCTCCAGGAGGTGGCGGGCCGCGAGCGCGCCGCCCGCGATGTCGTCCACCGCGACCGAGCTCGCCTCCGACGTCGGCGCCTTGCGGTCGACGAACACGTACGGCGTGCCGCTGCGGCGGAACGCGCGCAGGGCCTCGCCGGACGTCCCGACCGGGCTCAGCAGCACGCCGCGGACCCGCTGCTCGGCGAACATCGCCAGGTAGGACGCTTCGAGGTCGGACCGCTGGCCGCTGTTGCAGGTGATGATGTTGAGGCCCTCGGCGTGAGCGGCCTGCTCGGCGCCGCGGGCGACGTCGACGAAGAACGGGTTGCCGAGGTCGAGCACGAGCAGCCCCATGATCCGGCTGCGGCCGGCGCGCAGCTGCCGCGCCGACTCGTCGCGGACGTAGCCGAGCTCTTCGATCACCGACAGGACGCGGTTCCGGGTGGCCACCGCGACCACGTGCGGCCGGTTGACCACATTGGACACCGTGCCGATCGAGACGCCGGCCCGCTTGGCGACGTCCTTGATGCCGACCAAAGCACCCCCTCGCAGAGAAAGCGCGAGCCTACCACGCGTATGAAACGTTTCAGTCAGATCTGATCTGGCATCGCGTCTCGCGCCTTCCGGTCGGCAGGCGTGAGGAGGCCGGAATGGACGGTGGACCGCTGCGGGTGGTGGTGCTGATCGGCAGCACCCGCGAAGGCCGCGCCGGCGCGCGTGTCGGCCGGTGGTTCACGGCCGCGGCGGGCCGGCGGACGGGGCTCGACCTCGACCCCGTCGACCTCGCCGAGGCGGACCTCCCGGCGGCCTACCCGGCGGAGCCGACGCCGGGGCTGACCCGGTTCCGGGAGCGCATCGGCCGGGCGGAGGCGTACGTCGTCGTCACGCCCGAGTACAACCGCAGCTTTCCCGGGCCGCTCAAGCAGGCGATCGACTTCGCCTACGACGAGTGGCACGCGAAGCCGGTCGGCTTCGTCTCCTACGGGTACCGGGCCGGCGGCCGTCACGCCGTCGCGCAGCTTCGGGACGTCTTCCTGGAGCTGCACACCGTGACGATGCGCGACGCGGTCGCCCTCGACCTGCTCGCGCCGTCGTTCGACGACGAGCGCGTGCCGGCCCTGCTCGACGAACTCACCTGGTGGGGGCTCGCGCTGCGCGACGCCCGCCGGACCCGCCCCTACTGCGCGTGAAAGGACCGCAGATGACCTCACCCGCGATCGAAACCTCCGGGCTCGTCAAGGTTTTCGGTGACACCCGGGCCGTCGACGGCGTCGACCTCGTGGTGCCCGCCGGGACCGTCTACGGCGTACTCGGCCCCAACGGTGCCGGCAAGACCACCACCGTCCGGATGCTCGCCACCCTGCTCCGCCCGGACGGCGGCGAGGCCCGCGTGTTCGGCCGCGACGTCGTCCGCGAGGCCGACGCCGTCCGCGGCCGGGTCAGCCTCACCGGCCAGTACGCGTCGGTGGACGAAGACCTGACCGGCGCCGAAAACCTGGTGCTGCTGGGCCGGTTGCTCGGCCACAGCCGCCCGGCGGCGCGTGACCGGGCCGCGCAGCTGCTGGCGGCGTTCGGCCTCACCGAAGCCGCCGGCAAGCAGGTCAAGCAGTACTCCGGCGGCATGCGGCGGCGGCTCGACATCACCGCGAGCATCCTCAACACACCGGACCTGCTGTTCCTCGACGAGCCCACGACCGGGCTGGATCCCCGCAGCCGCAACCAGGTCTGGGACATCGTGCGCGCGATCGTCGCGCAGGGAACGACCGTGCTGCTGACCACGCAGTACCTCGACGAAGCCGACCAGCTGGCGTCGCGGATCGCGGTGATCGACCACGGCCGCGTGATCGCCGAAGGCACGCAGGGGGAGCTGAAGGCGTCGGTCGGCGCCGGCGCGATCCACCTGCGGCTGCGCGACGCGGCGCAGCGCGAGGCCGCCGAGGGCGTGCTGTCCCGGGTGGTCGACGCCGCCGTCCAGCGTGAACCCGACCCGGTGGCGCTGACCGCGCGGCTCACCGCCGCGGCCGGCGACACGGCGGCCGCGGAACAGTCCGCCCGCGCGCTGGCCGAGCTGGCGGCCGCGGGGATCACCGTCGACACGTTCTCACTCGGCCAGCCCAGCCTCGACGAGGTGTTCCTGGCCCTGACCGACCACACCGCGAGCGGAGAGGAAGCAGCGTGAGCGCCACCGCGGTCAAGGAAACCGAACTCGCCGCGCCCAAGGCCGAAGACCTGGCGGCGGTGCTCGTCGCGGCCCGGCGGCCCCCGCGGCCGGGGGCGCTGTCGACGTCGTTCACCTTCGGCTGGCGGGCCGTGCTGAAGATCAAGCACGTGCCCGAGCAGTTGTTCGACGTGACCGCGTTCCCGATCATGATGACGCTGATGTTCACGTACCTCTTCGGCGGCGCGCTGGCCGGTTCGCCGGGGGAGTACCTGCAGTTCTTCCTGCCGGGCATCCTCGCTAGCAGCGTCGTGATGATCACGATGTACACGGGGATCGCGGTCAACACGGATATCGAGAAGGGCGTGTTCGACCGCTTCCGGACGTTGCCGATCTGGCGCCCGTCGGCGATGGTCGGCTACCTGCTGGGGGACGTGCTGCGGTACTTGATCGCGTCGGTGGTGATCATGCTGGTGGGCCTGGTGCTGGGCTTCCGCCCGGGCGGCGGCTTCCCGGGCGTCGCGGCGGGGGTGGCGCTGCTGCTGGTGTTCTCGTTCGCGTTCTCGTGGGTGTGGACGATGTTCGGGCTGCTGCTGCGCAGCGAGAAGTCGGTGATGGGGGTCAGCATGATGGTGATCTTCCCGCTGACGTTCCTGTCGAACATCTACGTGAGCCCGGAGACGATGCCGGGGTGGCTGCGGGTGTTCGTGGACATCAACCCGATCTCGCACCTGGTGACGGGCGTGCGGTCGATGATGGCGGGCGTGTGGGACGTGCCCGCCGTGCTGATCACGTTGAGCGCGTCGGTGTTGCTGGTGGCGGTGTTCGGGACGTTGACGATGCGGCTCTACAACCGCAAGTGACCGCGGGTGAAGAGGGTGACCTCGATTTCGTCGGCGGCGTGGCCGCCGGTGCGCGCCCAGCGGGCGAGCAGGCTGCAGTACCGCTCGTAGGTCACCGCCGGCCAGGGCCCGATGCGGTGGAGCGATTCCCACCCGCAGTGCTCGCGCAGCGCGGTCGCGACCACCCGGTCGAGGATGAGGCACGGGTGGTCCGGCTCGCCGCCCCCGGCGAAGTACAGGAACTTCGTGAAGAACGACGGACCGAAGAACCGGAACGTGTTCAGCCGTCCGGGGCGCATCAGGGCGAAGGCGCGCGCCGGGTCGACCCGCGAGGCCGTCGCGGCCTCGGTCAGGAGCGCCCTGGCGGCATCGACGTCCTCGGCGATGCTGTCCAGCCGGCGGGCGCTCTGCCGCAAGTGGGAGCCACAGCCCCAGGCCAGGGTGCGCCACAGCAGCGTGAACACGTCGTCGGCCGGCGCCCACACCTCGGCGCGCGTCAGGGACGGCCCGGCCGGACGCTCGCCCGGCAGCTCTCGCCGGTCGAGCTCCTCACGCCACCACGCGGCGCGGATGGAGACGCAGTGCTCCTCGACCGCCTGCCGGCGGGGAGCCGTGGGAACCGCCCACGCCGGGAGGGCCAGGGGAGTCAGGTCGGTCATCGTCACGGCAAGGGGGTCGCTCGCCGGGCGTGGGCGTTACGGCCGGCCTCCAGCGCGAGCCGAACGGCGCACGCGGTCTCAGCTCGCGGCGGGTGGCCGGGGAGATCACAGGCGCCAGCGGACCTCCCGTTCCGGGGCGTAGCGGCACGACGAACCGGTCGTCACCGTCGCGTTGAGGTGGCCGGCCAGCTCCGGGTGCGACTCCGCGAGCTTGCGCAGCGTGTCGCGGATGCGGGCCGTCACCGCCTTGCGGGCTCGCTCCGCCTCGTCACCGAGGCGGCGGGTCCGGCCGCCCAGGCCGGCGGCCGTGCGCAACTCGGCCAGCAGTGCCTCGCGTTCGCGGTCCAGGTCCGCCGCCAGGCGGTCTTTGCCGAGGGTCGTCGCTTCGTCGATCTCCGCGTCGAGGTGGTCGAGGCGGCGGCGGTAGGCCGACTTCGCCACCTCGTCGAGCACCGGGTCGCCGCCCAAGCGCCGCGCGGCGACCACGGTCTCTCCGCCTTCCGGTGCGAGCAGGCGGACCGCGGGGATCTCGGCGCCGGGGGAGCCGAGCAGGATGTGCAGGTCCCGCAAGCCTTTCGCGTCCGGCACCCGGACCTCGCGTCCGGCGAACCGCAGCGTCCACACCTCGTCGGTCCGGCGGAACTCGTCGGACGGGACCGGCGCCGGAGCAGACGGCGGGGCGGCCAGGTGGGCCATGCCCAGCTCCGATGCCACCGCTCGGACCGCCGCCGTCACCGCGGCCGACCGTTGCGCGTCGCCGGGGGCGCCCCGGGCCGCCAGTGCGGACGCGAGGCGGGCGCGAGCCTCCGCCGCCCACGGGCGCAGGCGCATCCGGTCCGCCGAGGCCGCCGCGGCCGTCAAACGCGAGACGGCTGCATCGTGCCGGCCGAGGGCGGCTTCGAGGAGGCCGGCCCAGAGGTCCACCGGCCCGCTGATCTCGCAGCCGTACAGCGCCACCAGCCACTCGCCGGAGTACGGCGTCAGCTCGCCCAGGAGCCGTTCGCACGCCTCACGGTCGCCGGTCAGCGCGGCCGCCTGGGCCTGGTAGCGCAGCCACATCGGGGCGAACTCGCGGGAGAACGGCCCGGTCACCTCGCGGGTCGCGTCCCCTCGCTGGACCGCCGCCAGCGCCGCCAGCAGGTCCGGGTGCGGGTGGTCGCCGGCGGCCACCCGCGCGGTGTGCGCGGCCAGGTCGTCGAACCGGCCCTGCAGCAGCAGGTAGCTCCACCGCACGTGGTCCACCATGTACCCGAACTCGCGGCCGTACAGCTCCTCGACGCGGTCCAGGTCCGCGTGCGCCTCGGCGAAGCGGCCGCGCAGCGCGCCGACGATGCTGCCGTCGAGCAGCGCCGCGAACTCGGCGCCGGGAAGGCCGCTGCCGGCCGTCAGCCCCCGGAGCACCCGGTACTGGTCGAGGTAGCGCGGGTCGCCCTGCTCCAGCAACGCGACCCACTTCAGCGACGCCGCGAAGAACTCGTTCTCGCGATCGCCCGTCCGCCGCGCCAGCACGGCCAGCTCGTCGGTCAGCCGCTCCCGCTCCCGCGCGCTGCCCGGGCCCCAGATCAGGTCGTGACGCGCCCAGAGCGTGAACGACAGCTCCTGGTCGTCTTCGCCGTCGCGAGCCAGCACCGCCGCTCGCGCGGTCAGCTCGAGCGTGACGCGGTCGAGCGACAGCGGCTCCGCCGGCTTCCCCGCCAGCCGTTCGTGCGCCGCCACCAGCAAGTCCGACGTCAAGGCCAGGCGCGACCCGGTCGGTGCGGCGCGGGACAGCGTGAGCGCGGCCCGCGCGAGCAGCGCGTCGTCGTCGAGCTCACGCACCAGCGCGACCGCCTCTTCGAAGACGCGCCACGCCTCTTCGTCTTCGCCGCGGCGGCACAGCGTGATGCCGAGGTCGAGCGCGATCACGACCCGCCGCCGCGGCTCGGCCGCCCTTTCGAGCGCCCGCCGGTAGTGGCCGGCGCACTCGTCGTTCGCCAGCCGCGCACTCGCGTCCCGCGCCGCCGCCACCAGCAGCTCGGCCGCGCGCTCGGCCTCGACCTCGTCGCCGGCGAGGTAGGCGTGGCGGGCGCGGTCGGCCGCGAACACCAGCGGCACCAGGTCGGGTGCCGCGTCGAGCGCGCGGACGACCGCGGCGTGTCTTCGCCGGACCTCGGCCGGCTCCAGCTCGGCGTACCGCGACTCCCGCACGAGGTCGTGGGCGAAGGCGAACCGGCCGTCGCCGACGGCGGTCACCAGCCGCGCCGCGGCCGCACGCGCCAGCAGCTGGTCGATCTCCGGCACCGGCACCCCGGTCAGCGCCGCGAGGATCCCGCGGTGGAACTCCCGGCCCAGCACCGCGGCGTCGGTCAGCAACCGCGTGACCGGCGCCGGCAGCAGGGAAAGCCGCCGCTGCAAGGCATCCCGGACCCCGGGCGCGACGGCCGACACCGGGCTGCCGCTGTGCCACAGGCGCGCGGTCTGCTCGACGAAGAACGGGTTTCCGCCCGTCCGCAGGTGCACCTCGGCGGCCAACGCGGGGTCCGGCTCGGTGCCGGCGGTGCGGCTCATCAGCTCGGCCACCTCGTCCGGCGCGAGCCCGGTCAGCGTCACCGTGGTCGCCTTCGCCACCAGCGGCAGGACGAGCTCGCGCAGCGGGTGGCCGGGTGCCTCGACCTCGACGTCGCGGTACGCGCCGACGAGCAGCAGCCGCTCGAACCACGTGTGCCGCGCGGCGAACTCCAGCAGCCGCAGCGACGCCGCGTCGGCCCAGTGCAGGTCGTCGAGCACCACGACGACCGGACGGTCGTGCGCCGCCGCGGCCAGCGCCGTCGTGACCGCGTCGTGCAGCCGGAAGCCGTCCGAGCCCGCCGCTTCGCCGAGCAGCGCCGACAGCGTCGCCGTGTCCAGCCGCGCCCACTCCTCTTCCGGCAGCTCACGGCGCAGCGCGCGCACCACCTGGACCCACGGCCAGTACCCGGGCGCGCTGTCGGAGTCCCAGCAGGCGCCGGCGAGCACCATGGCGCCGCGGCGGCGGGCGTCGTCGGCCAGCCCGGTGACGAGGGTGGTCTTCCCGATCCCGGCCTCGCCGGTGACCAGGACCAGGCCGCCGTGGCTCGCCACGGCCCGGTCGAGCTCGGCCCGCAGCGCGGCGGCGGGGTGCGCCCGCCCGATGAGCGCGGCTGTCATGTCCGGTTCCTCCCGATTCCGGTGCCGAGCCTCTCACGCTTTCCCACCGTTCGTCGCACGATTACCGCACTAGGCTCCGCAGCGGTGTGCCTGCCGCAGGGAGGAGTCCGGGTGCGGATCTTCACGATCGTCCTGTCCGTAGTGCTGACGTGGGTGCTTTCCGGGGCGGTCGCCTCGGCCGATCCGGTGCTCGAACACGACACCGACAATCCCGTGACGGCGGCGCCCGCGGTGACGAGGCCCGATACCCCGCACTGCACGGTCACGCTGGCCGAGGCCTTCCGCTCCAACGCCGCCGACGGCACCCCGCAGTTCTACGAGGGCACGCTCACGCCGCCGAAGGCGTGCGCCGGGCCGTGGGCGAAGGTCGTGATGGACCAGACGGTCACCGTCGGCGGCCGCCAGTACGACCGCATCGGCGACCTGCGGATCGGCGCGACCGAGGTCTGGTGGGGGACCACGGAGGAGCCCAGCGGTGAGGGCAACCGGCCGATCACCTACCACTTCGACAAGAACCTGACGCCGTACGCCGCGCTGCTGCGCACGCCGCAGCCGTTCCACGGCGGCATCGAGAACTACAACTCGCCGATCTACACCGGCGTCTACGCCCAGACCGTGACGCTCACCTACTACCAGGCCGACCGGAAGCATCCCGCGCCCGACGTCGCCGACCACGTCGCCGGTTTCGGCCACGTCGACGCGACGCCTTCGGCGCCCACCGTGCACTTCACCGCGAAGGACCTGCCGCGCAACATCACCCGCGCCTACCTCGAGGTGACGCTCGAAGGCCACGCGTGTGACGAGCAGTGGTTCGACGACGTCCCGGACGCCGTCTCGGCGAAGTACCCGGCGGCCGGGCTCTGCGGCAAGGGCCCGTACCGCGAAGCGAACTTCGCGCTCGACGGGACGCCCGCCGGCAGCGCGTTCACCTTCCCGCACATCTACTCCGGCGGGATCGTGCCGCAGCTGTGGCGGCCGATCGTCGCGATCGACACCTTCAGCCTGCAGGCCGAGACCTACGACATCACGCCGTTCGCGGGCAGGCTCGTGGATGGCGGGACGCACGACCTCTCCTTCTCCTTCCCGGACATCGGCGGCGAATTCACCGTCGTCCCGACGCTACTGCTCTACACCGACAAAAACGCCGCGCGCACGTCCGGCGCCCTCACCCGGCACGACGTCGCCGCGGCCCCGGCTCGGCAGGAAACGGTGAAGGACATCCAGGACGGCGTGAACGTGACGGTCACGGCGAAACGCCACGACGTCACCGCGGGCTACGTCGACACGTCCGCGGGCCGCGTGTACACCCGCGTCGAGCGCACCCGCGACTACCGCAACAGCGACGACGTCACCGGCGGCGGTTTCACCCAGCACGTCGTGCAGGGCGATGCGGGGCAGCAGACGTCGACGTCCACTGTGGACGGACGGGTCCGCTCGGCCGCCCGGCACACGTGGTCCTACCCGCTGACGACCGACGCGACCGCGAACATCACCGACGACCAGAACCTGCGGATCGCCGGCGCGGCCGAGATGACGCAGACCCTGGCCGACCTCACCGGCGACGGCCGGGGCTGGCGCCCGGTCCGGGCGTCGAGCGAGTGGCTGAGCTCGTCCGGCGTGCTGGCCCGCACCAACGGCGTCAACACCGAGGCCGACGGCCGTTCGCGCACGTCGTTCGCCGGTTCCGACGACCTCGGCCGGCCGTACTTCCACTACGTCGCGAGCGAGCACGGGCTGATCACCGAGAACCGGGAGCTCCCGCCGCGGAGGTGAGACAGCTCTCGCGGTGCCTCACCCGATCGGGCTAGTGCGGTACTGTCGGATCCATGGGGAGTCTCCGCTCACGGGTCCTGGGCTGGGTCGGGCGACGGTATCTCGCGCGTCAGTCGAAAAAGGGCTTCGACCTCGAGAAGATGTCGTCCTTCCTGCCCGACGCGGCGCTGCTGCCGCTCCGGCGCGACGGCCTCGACCCGGTCGCCGAGATCGGCGCCATCCGGGCCGAGGCGCCGATCAGCAAGCTCGACCTGCCGTTCGGGATGAACGCCTGGCTGGTCACGGGTTACGACGAAGCGAAGGCCGTGCTCGGCAAGGTGACGGAGTTCTCGACCGACTTCACCAACCTGGTGGGCAACGCCGGGGTCACCGAGGACCAGAACCCGGGCGGGCTCGGCTTCGCGGACCCGCCGGTGCACACCCGGCTGCGCAAGCTGCTCACGCCGGAGTTCACGATGCGCCGGCTCAACCGGCTGACCCCGCGGATCGACGAGATCGTCACCGAGCAGCTCGACGCGATGGCCAAGACCGAGGGCCCGGTCGACCTGTGGCGGGCGTTCGCACTGCCGATCCCGTCGCTGACCATCTGCGAGCTGCTCGGCGTGTCCTACGAGGACCGCGAGGACTTCCAGCGGCTGGGCACCGCGCGGTTCGACCTGTTCGGCGGGGCGAGCGCGTCGCTCGGTGCGATGTCGGAGTCGCTGACCTACCTGCTCGACATCGTCAAGAAGCAGCGCGAAGAGCCCGGCGACGGCCTGCTCGGCATGCTGATCAAGGAGCACGGCGACGAGATCTCCGACCGTGAGCTGGCCGGCCTCGCCGACGGCGTGCTGACCGGCGGCCTGGAGACGACGGCCAGCATGCTCGCGCTCGGGGCGCTGGTGCTGCTGCGCGACGAGAAGGCGTTCGAAGCGGTCCGCGGCGACGACGAGTCCGTGCACCGGTTCGTCGAGGAGCTGCTGCGCTACCTGACGGTGGTGCAGATGGCGTTCCCGCGGTTCGCCAAGGAGGACATGGAGATCGGCGGCGAGCGGATCTCCGAGGGCGACATCGTGCTGGTGTCCCTGTCTGCCGCGGACCGCGACGCGAAGCTGGGCGCGGACATGGAGAAGTTCGACGCCACCCGCGAGCCGACGTCGCACCTGGCGTTCAGCTACGGGATCCACCGCTGCATCGGCGCGGAGCTGGCCCGGATGGAGCTGCGCACGGCGTACCCGGCGCTGGTCCGCCGGTTCCCGAACCTGCGGCTCGCGGTGCCGGCGGAGGAGCTTTCGTTCCGCAAGGTGTCCATTGTGTACGGTCTGGACGAGCTGCCGGTCCTGGTGGACTGAGGTTTCAGTGCGGGATGACCCGCCGCGGCCGTCGTTCGACGCGGTCGCGGTGGGCTTCGATGGCGAGGGCGACGTCGACGGCGGTGTCCGTATCGGCCAGTTCGGCGAGGTAGCCGACGTTCGCGGCCAGGATGGCCAAGTCGGCGCTGAAGTAGACGCCCATCAGCGGGTTCACGAACAGTTCGCTGCCGGCGGTGCGCGCGGTGAACTGGGCGTTCCCGAACTCGCCCCGCAGCGCGGCGGCGATCTGGCCCTGCACGATGCTCGGCCGATCCGGGGTGGCGAGCTGCGCGTGGGCGACGGCGTCCAGGTAGGCCCGTGCTTCGGCGGAGGCCGACGGGATCGACAGAGCACCGAGGTAACCGCCTTCCCGCTCGAGAGCGGCGAGGTTCTCGAGGACGTGGGCGTGACAGACGCCGTGGAAGGCATCGATGCCGAAGCCGAGACTGACGACAAGCCGGTCGACGTCGGGGAGTGCGGCAACGGCGGCGAGACTGGCCATGTCTTCTTCGGGCGTACCGAGCCCGGCTTCATCGCCGCGCAGGAGGATGTCGGTGCCACCATCGACGAGCACGACGGCGTCGACGGCCAGGTGCGCCACGAGGTATTCGTAGGCGGCGCGCAGCGGTCGGGCCCCGGTGCGGGGGAAGGCGTGGACCACGGGCGGCCAGCCTTGGGTTTCGAGCCACCGAGCGAGAGTCCGTTCGGGGAAGTAGGCATCATCGCCGGCGCTGCCGGGGCGCACGGTGGCGACGTCGGGGGAGAGCCAGTCGTCGAGGTCG
The window above is part of the Amycolatopsis camponoti genome. Proteins encoded here:
- a CDS encoding MFS transporter codes for the protein MTNRWVRLQAVAVSGSSAEGLMLAALPLLAVSLTTDPREISLVGIAGQAPWLLLSLFAGVLIDRVRRTAVLAWAYAVQVGAALVLAVVASAGLLSLPVLLIVAFVVTSAQVLGDGASGALVPELVEPDRLAHANARLTVIDRGVVQFVVPPLTGFLIAVGAGAPAWLAAGCALAALLMARRIPSESRTIARTHPLRDLSAGLTHLVRTPLLRSITINVALGSFAASAGNSMFVLYATQVLHVGSVGYGLLLACLAVGWVASSFVVQKIVDRFGYSWSMRGAQSLGAVAPLLLAVLPPWPPLIGVVLVFLTSTVLVWNVCSQSSRQRFTPSPLLGRVLTSHRALAWGLTPLGALTGGLVAAHWSLRGVWLVVAAIQAVSAVLVWFQLSPAAFRRTELATAEAAR
- a CDS encoding LacI family DNA-binding transcriptional regulator, translating into MVGIKDVAKRAGVSIGTVSNVVNRPHVVAVATRNRVLSVIEELGYVRDESARQLRAGRSRIMGLLVLDLGNPFFVDVARGAEQAAHAEGLNIITCNSGQRSDLEASYLAMFAEQRVRGVLLSPVGTSGEALRAFRRSGTPYVFVDRKAPTSEASSVAVDDIAGGALAARHLLETGHRRIAFVNGPAILAQCRDREQGVRTALTDSGAELTVLEAIGLDVSSGRDAGARLLGTSPRPTAVFCANDLLALGVLQAMVGAGVRIPEEMAIVGYDDIEFAGAAAVPLTSVRQPAQRLGRTAAELLLNETADTTAEHQAVVFTPELVVRESTRVRR
- a CDS encoding NADPH-dependent FMN reductase; this translates as MDGGPLRVVVLIGSTREGRAGARVGRWFTAAAGRRTGLDLDPVDLAEADLPAAYPAEPTPGLTRFRERIGRAEAYVVVTPEYNRSFPGPLKQAIDFAYDEWHAKPVGFVSYGYRAGGRHAVAQLRDVFLELHTVTMRDAVALDLLAPSFDDERVPALLDELTWWGLALRDARRTRPYCA
- a CDS encoding ATP-binding cassette domain-containing protein is translated as MTSPAIETSGLVKVFGDTRAVDGVDLVVPAGTVYGVLGPNGAGKTTTVRMLATLLRPDGGEARVFGRDVVREADAVRGRVSLTGQYASVDEDLTGAENLVLLGRLLGHSRPAARDRAAQLLAAFGLTEAAGKQVKQYSGGMRRRLDITASILNTPDLLFLDEPTTGLDPRSRNQVWDIVRAIVAQGTTVLLTTQYLDEADQLASRIAVIDHGRVIAEGTQGELKASVGAGAIHLRLRDAAQREAAEGVLSRVVDAAVQREPDPVALTARLTAAAGDTAAAEQSARALAELAAAGITVDTFSLGQPSLDEVFLALTDHTASGEEAA
- a CDS encoding ABC transporter permease; this translates as MSATAVKETELAAPKAEDLAAVLVAARRPPRPGALSTSFTFGWRAVLKIKHVPEQLFDVTAFPIMMTLMFTYLFGGALAGSPGEYLQFFLPGILASSVVMITMYTGIAVNTDIEKGVFDRFRTLPIWRPSAMVGYLLGDVLRYLIASVVIMLVGLVLGFRPGGGFPGVAAGVALLLVFSFAFSWVWTMFGLLLRSEKSVMGVSMMVIFPLTFLSNIYVSPETMPGWLRVFVDINPISHLVTGVRSMMAGVWDVPAVLITLSASVLLVAVFGTLTMRLYNRK
- a CDS encoding 8-oxoguanine DNA glycosylase OGG fold protein, which encodes MTDLTPLALPAWAVPTAPRRQAVEEHCVSIRAAWWREELDRRELPGERPAGPSLTRAEVWAPADDVFTLLWRTLAWGCGSHLRQSARRLDSIAEDVDAARALLTEAATASRVDPARAFALMRPGRLNTFRFFGPSFFTKFLYFAGGGEPDHPCLILDRVVATALREHCGWESLHRIGPWPAVTYERYCSLLARWARTGGHAADEIEVTLFTRGHLRL